The Echeneis naucrates chromosome 8, fEcheNa1.1, whole genome shotgun sequence genome has a window encoding:
- the nmt1a gene encoding glycylpeptide N-tetradecanoyltransferase 1 has product MADENETAPMPEKEDVDDHGHCSDCENEEHHFDDGDRGLADDSGAKKKKKKQKKKKKSGAPEAAQDTLAKVNSLPADKLQEIQKAIELFSVGQGPAKTMEEASRRSYQFWDTQPVPKLGETVTSHGSIEPDKGNIREEPYSLPQGFSWDTLDLGNPAVLKELYTLLNENYVEDDDNMFRFDYSPEFLLWALRPPGWLPQWHCGVRVNSNQKLVGFISAIPATIRIYDIEKKMVEINFLCVHKKLRSKRVAPVLIREITRRVNLQGIFQAVYTAGVVLPKPVGTCRYWHRSLNPRKLIEVKFSHLSRNMTMQRTMKLYRLPEAPKTPGLRPMTKKDVPVVHRLLREYLSQFNLVPVMNQEEVAHWLLPQENIIDTYLVENDGKVTDFLSFYTLPSTIMNHPVHRSLKAAYSFYNVHTTTPLLDLMSDALILAKSKGFDVFNALDLMENKTFLEKLKFGIGDGNLQYYLYNWKCPSMGSEKVGLVLQ; this is encoded by the exons ATGGCGGATGAGAATGAGACAGCACCGATGCCGGAGAAAGAAGATGTAGACGACCACGGACACTGCAGCGACTGTGAAAATGAGGAGCACCACTTTGACGACGG TGACAGGGGTCTTGCTGATGACAGTGGTgctaagaagaagaaaaagaagcagaaaaagaagaagaaatctggCGCCCCAGAAGCTGCTCAGGACACCCTTGCCAAG GTGAATTCATTGCCAGCTGATAAGCTTCAGGAGATCCAAAAGGCCATTGAGCTGTTTTCTGTAGGCCAAGGTCCTGCCAAAACCATGGAGGAGGCCAGCCGGAGGAGTTACCAGTTCTGGGACACGCAGCCTGTGCCTAAACTAG GGGAGACAGTGACATCACACGGCTCCATCGAACCTGACAAAGGCAACATCCGAGAGGAGCCCTACAGCCTCCCACAGGGCTTCAGCTGGGACACCCTCGACCTGGGGAACCCTGCCGTG CTGAAAGAACTTTACACCCTTCTCAATGAGAACTATGTGGAAGATGACGACAACATGTTCAGATTTGACTACTCCCCCGAATTCCTGCTctg GGCCCTGCGCCCCCCCGGCTGGTTGCCTCAGTGGCATTGTGGAGTGAGGGTGAACTCCAACCAGAAGCTGGTGGGTTTTATCAGTGCCATTCCTGCCACCATCCGCATCTATGATAT agaaaagaaaatggttgAAATCAACTTCCTCTGCGTCCACAAGAAGCTTCGCTCCAAACGAGTTGCTCCGGTCCTGATCAGAGAAATCACCAGACGGGTCAACCTGCAGGGCATCTTCCAAGCAGTGTACACTGCTGGAGTGGTACTGCCCAAACCTGTGGGCACATGCAG GTACTGGCATCGTTCTTTGAACCCACGCAAACTAATCGAGGTGAAGTTCTCTCACCTGAGCAGAAACATGACTATGCAGCGCACCATGAAGTTGTACCGTTTGCCCGAG gCCCCGAAGACTCCAGGTCTGCGGCCGATGACTAAGAAGGATGTGCCTGTGGTTCATCGCCTCCTTCGTGAATACCTGAGCCAGTTCAACCTGGTGCCTGTCATGAACCAGGAAGAGGTGGCGCACTGGCTGCTGCCGCAGGAGAACATTATTGACACTTACTTGGTGGAg AATGACGGCAAAGTGACAGATTTCCTGAGTTTCTACACATTGCCCTCAACCATCATGAACCACCCCGTGCACCGTAGTCTAAAAGCAGCGTACTCCTTCTACAACGTGCACACCACCACCCCCCTGCTCGACCTGATGTCTGATGCCCTCATTCTGGCCAAATCG AAAGGGTTTGATGTCTTCAATGCACTGGATCTAATGGAAAACAAGACTTTCTTGGAGAAACTTAAGTTTGGCATCGGTGATGGGAATCTACAGTATTATCTGTACAATTGGAAGTGTCCCAGCATGGGGTCAGAAAAG GTTGGGTTGGTGCTGCAGTGA
- the plcd3a gene encoding 1-phosphatidylinositol 4,5-bisphosphate phosphodiesterase delta-3-A, with translation MLGSGKSPATGPREQRRAGAEKTVDPIRKLGLLDNEDIRVMMQGCNMVKVRSPRWQKSRNLRLLEDGLTVWCESTKSSRKAKAQQTFAVTEVECVREGCQSEALKRLSGSVPDNRCFTVVFRGARKSLDLLCNCEEEAQRWVRGLRTLKERVSNMTQKEKLDHWIRGYLRRADQNQDGKMSYDEVKRLLQMINIDLSEQYARCLFKRCDRSGDGRLDHVEIEEFCRELLRRPELDAVFRHYSSNGCVLSTAELRDFLGDQGEDASLDHAQSLIHTYELNDWAQKNLFMTQNGFTMYMLSLENNVFNPDHNRVYQDMSRPLAHYFISSSHNTYLTKDQVTSASSTEPYIRALNQGCRCVELDCWDGDKGEPVIYHGHTLTSKVPFKEVIETIAQYGFKASPYPLILSLENHCSVEQQAVMARHLRTILGNKLLTKPLSDKLLEDLPSPEELKGRILVKGKKHIPHLGQLGKTSSCASFSSSSEDELAGSNKNTPKKDPTKVSCKLSPELSALVVYCRSVPFRGLENISAKPPNEMSSFSESEALRLIKDSGKLFVRHNSKQLSRIYPSGQRLQSSNYDPQEMWNGGCQMVALNFQTAGEQMDLNQGRFLPNGRCGYVLKPTFMCSTASNFNPENTGGGPGHVPTQLTIRIISAQQLPKINTEKASSIVDPQVWVEIHGVAIDKTRGKTHRIDNNGFNPMWDCTLSFQLQVPELALVRFVVEDHDHTAKNDFVGQFTLPFTSLRTGYRHVHLLKADGSSLSPATLFIHIKVCRKGVPIKTVSERLAVAKRMA, from the exons GGCTCCTGGACAACGAGGACATACGTGTGATGATGCAAGGCTGCAACATGGTGAAGGTCCGCTCGCCGAGGTGGCAGAAGAGCCGAAACCTGCGGCTGCTGGAGGACGGACTCACCGTGTGGTGCGAGTCCACCAAGAGCTCCCGCAAAGCCAAAGCTCAGCAGACGT tCGCAGTGACGGAGGTGGAGTGTGTGCGCGAAGGCTGCCAGTCTGAGGCGCTGAAGCGGCTGTCCGGGTCGGTGCCGGACAACCGGTGCTTCACGGTGGTCTTCAGAGGAGCCAGGAAGAGCCTGGACCTGCTCTGTAACTGCGAGGAGGAGGCCCAGCGGTGGGTGCGGGGGCTCCGCACTTTAAAGGAGCGGGTGTCCAACATGACTCAGAAGGAAAAACTGGACCA TTGGATCCGAGGCTACCTGAGGCGAGCGGATCAGAACCAAGACGGGAAGATGAGCTACGACGAAGTCAAGCGGCTGCTGCAGATGATCAACATCGACCTGAGTGAGCAGTACGCCCGATGCCTGTTCAAG AGGTGTGACCGGTCAGGTGATGGGCGTCTGGATCACGTAGAGATTGAGGAGTTCTGCAGGGAGCTGCTGCGACGGCCCGAGCTGGATGCCGTGTTCAGACACTATTCGAGTAATGGCTGTGTGCTCTCCACCGCCGAGCTACGTGACTTCCTGGGGGACCAAGGCGAGGACGCCTCCTTGGATCATGCCCAGAGCCTGATACACACCTATGAGCTCAATGACTGGG CTCAGAAGAATCTCTTCATGACCCAGAACGGTTTCACCATGTACATGCTGTCGCTGGAGAACAATGTGTTTAACCCCGACCATAACAGAGTGTATCAAGACATGAGCCGCCCCCTGGCCCACTACTTCATCTCCTCATCGCACAACACCTACCTTACCAAAGACCAAGTCACCAGCGCCAGCAGCACAGAGCCATACATCAG GGCTCTGAATCAAGGCTGTCGCTGCGTCGAGCTGGACTGCTGGGATGGAGATAAAGGTGAACCTGTCATCTACCACGGCCACACTCTCACCTCCAAAGTGCCCTTTAAGGAGGTGATTGAAACCATCGCCCAGTATGGCTTCAAG GCCTCCCCATACCCTCTAATTCTGTCTTTGGAGAACCACTGTTCTGTGGAGCAGCAGGCAGTGATGGCCAGACACCTCCGCACCATCCTCGGCAACAAATTGCTTACAAAGCCCCTCAGTGACAAATTGTTGGAAGATCTGCCCTCTCCCGAG GAACTGAAGGGGCGTATTCTGGTTAAAGGGAAGAAACACATCCCTCACCTTGGCCAGCTGGGTAAAACGAGCAGCTGTGCCAGTTTCTCCTCAAGTTCAGAGGACGAATTAGCGGGCAGTAATAAGAACACGCCAAAGAAGGATCCAACGAAG GTCTCTTGTAAACTGAGCCCTGAGCTATCGGCACTGGTGGTGTACTGCAGGAGCGTCCCCTTCCGGGGCCTTGAAAATATTTCTGCGAAACCACCAAATGAAATGTCTTCCTTCTCTGAAAGTGAAGCCCTCAGGCTCATCAAAGACTCTG GGAAGCTTTTTGTAAGACACAACAGCAAGCAGCTGAGCCGGATCTACCCCTCCGGCCAGCGCCTCCAATCATCCAACTATGATCCTCAGGAAATGTGGAACGGTGGCTGCCAGATGG TGGCTCTGAACTTCCAGACAGCGGGGGAGCAGATGGACCTGAACCAGGGCCGCTTTCTCCCCAACGGCCGCTGCGGATACGTACTCAAACCGACTTTCATGTGCAGCACGGCAAGCAACTTTAACCCGGAGAACACAGGAGGAGGTCCAGGTCACGTCCCCACCCAGCTGACTATAAGA ATAATATCTGCACAGCAGCTGCcaaaaatcaacacagagaagGCGAGCTCCATTGTGGATCCACAAGTGTGGGTGGAGATTCACGGGGTGGCCATCGATAAGACAAGAGGCAAAACGCACCGCATTGACAACAATg GTTTTAACCCAATGTGGGACTGCACTCTGAGTTTCCAGCTGCAAGTCCCAGAACTGGCCCTGGTGCGGTTTGTAGTGGAGGACCACGACCATACTGCCAAAAATGACTTTGTAGGGCAGTTCACTTTACCGTTCACAAGCCTTCGCACAG GTTATCGACATGTTCATTTGTTAAAGGCAGATGGCTCCAGTCTCTCCCCCGCTACGCTCTTTATCCACATCAAAGTGTGCCGCAAAGGGGTTCCCATCAAAACTGTGTCCGAGCGACTAGCTGTCGCCAAACGAATGGCGTGA
- the retsat.2 gene encoding all-trans-retinol 13,14-reductase: protein MWLSVALICAALLFLIFRYVFSSSGPNPFDTDTREPLKEMVHNRKEKNKVLKQGFLASKVPENLDAIIIGSGIGGLGLGVLLAKVGKKVLVLEQHDRAGGCCHTFKEKGFEFDVGIHYIGDLLDHKPFRCMLDQMTNGQLQWEPLDNPFDHVVLGPPENRRRYPIYSGRTRFPEELKKCFPGEEKAIDEYLKLVKKVGRGIWLLAMLKLCPVPLAKFLVWSGLAERLSFFFKMAPRSLTEVVNELTENKDLRAVFTYIFGTYGNMPKDASFSMHSLLVTHYLNGAWYPKGGATEIAYHMIPIIEKAGGAVLVRAPVNRILFNDAKEAIGVSVMKGQEEVKVLAPMVISNAGIFNTYQKLLPKELQAMPAIQKQLSMMKNGEGGLSVFLGLNGTKEELGLKADNYWIFSENNFDELVVNYMNTKREESARKVPLLFVASPSAKDPTWEQRSPGKSTLSLVSFANYKWFEEWKDEKVSNRGAAYKELKQAFIDSVLEVVLDVFPKITSDKIEFIDAGTPITNTHYIGAPKGEIYGADHGIARFSPELNATVRPQTPLKNLYLTGQDVFLCGFAGALAGALTCGSVILNRNLHLDAIALAKRMKFMKEKLKAE from the exons ATGTGGCTCAGCGTCGCCCTGATTTGTGCCGCTTTGCTCTTTTTAATCTTCAGATATGTCTTCAGCAGCTCCGGGCCGAACCCCTTCGACACGGACACCCGGGAGCCGCTGAAAGAGATGGTGCACAACCGGAAGGAGAAGAACAAAGTGCTGAAACAAG GTTTTTTGGCCAGTAAAGTCCCAGAGAACCTGGATGCTATTATCATTGGCAGCGGGATTGGTGGGCTCGGACTCGGCGTGCTTCTGGCCAAAGTTGGAAAGAAAGTCCTGGTTCTGGAGCAGCATGACCGGGCTGGAGGATGCTGTCACACGTTCAAGGAGAAGGGCTTTGAGTTTGATGTtg GAATCCACTACATCGGTGACCTGCTCGATCACAAGCCTTTCCGCTGCATGCTGGACCAGATGACCAACGGACAGCTGCAGTGGGAGCCTCTGGACAATCCGTTTGACCACGTGGTTCTGGGACCTCCAGAAAACCGCCGCCGGTACCCCATCTACAGTGGCAGGACCCGCTTCCCCGAGGAACTGAAGAAGTGTTTCCCTGGAGAGGAGAAGGCCATCGACGAGTACCTGAAGCTGGTCAAG AAAGTTGGACGTGGCATTTGGCTCCTCGCTATGCTGAAGCTCTGCCCCGTCCCCCTGGCTAAGTTCCTGGTTTGGAGTGGCCTGGCTGAACGCTTGTCCTTCTTCTTCAAAATGGCTCCCCGCAGCCTGACTGAAGTGGTCAACGAACTGACAGAGAACAAAGACCTCCGGGCTGTTTTCACCTACATCTTTGGCACCTACG GAAACATGCCCAAGGACGCCAGTTTTTCAATGCACAGTTTGCTGGTCACTCACTACCTGAACGGTGCCTGGTACCCCAAAGGCGGCGCTACTGAGATTGCCTACCACATGATCCCCATTATCGAGAAGGCCGGAGGCGCCGTTCTGGTTCGGGCCCCGGTAAACCGGATCCTGTTCAATGACGCCAAGGAAGCTATTG GCGTGAGCGTCATGAAAGGTCAGGAGGAAGTCAAAGTCCTCGCTCCGATGGTCATCTCCAACGCCGGCATCTTCAACACCTACCAGAAGCTGCTGCCCAAAGAGCTCCAGGCCATGCCAG CCATCCAGAAGCAGCTGAGCATGATGAAGAACGGGGAAGGCGGCCTGAGTGTCTTTCTGGGTCTAAACGGGACCAAGGAGGAGCTGGGCCTGAAGGCAGACAACTACTGGATCTTTTCTGAGAACAACTTTGACGAACT ggtggTGAATTATATGAATACAAAGAGGGAAGAGTCAGCTAGAAAGGtacctctgctgtttgttgccTCTCCATCGGCTAAAGATCCAACCTGGGAACAAAGATCACCAG GGAAGTCCACACTGAGTCTGGTCAGCTTTGCCAACTACAAGTGGTTCGAGGAGTGGAAGGACGAGAAGGTGTCAAACCGAGGCGCGGCCTACAAAGAGCTGAAACAGGCTTTCATTGACTCTGTTCTAGAGGTGGTTCTGGACGTCTTCCCTAAGATCACCAGTGACAAG ATTGAGTTCATTGATGCTGGAACCcccatcacaaacacacattacatcGGAGCCCCCAAGGGGGAGATCTACGGAGCGGATCACGGCATCGCCCGGTTCAGCCCTGAACTCAACGCCACAGTGAGGCCTCAGACTCCGCTGAAGAACCTGTACCTTACAG GTcaggatgtgtttttgtgtggcttTGCCGGTGCTCTCGCTGGAGCTCTCACCTGCGGCTCAGTCATTCTCAACCGCAACCTCCACCTGGACGCCATCGCACTGGCAAAGAGAATGAAATTcatgaaagaaaagctgaaagcaGAGTAA
- the cdk21 gene encoding cyclin-dependent kinase 6: MEVCTELSYELLAEVGEGSYGKVFKARQVGGDRRLLAVKKFNIRDDASDSGIPASMIREVALLHKMKYFNHPNIVKLLDASVVPVGRNMDLTLVLEYIDQDLSTYLSKVPASGLSRDCIKEVMQQLLQGLDFLHTNMVLHRDLKPENILVSSRGEVKITDFGLARIYTFNIALTPGVVTLWYRAPEVLLNSVYMSSVDMWSAGCIFAELFLLRPLFQAYTEVQQLQKIFEVLGLPSEEDWPKDSPVSYSVNWGPKVSCTQLLHNLGPEENDLLAKCLTFRPSSRISAAKALAHPFFIKP, translated from the exons atggagGTCTGCACCGAGCTGAGCTACGAGCTGCTGGCCGAGGTGGGAGAGGGCTCCTACGGGAAGGTGTTCAAAGCCCGACAGGTGGGCGGGGACCGGCGGCTGCTGGCGGTGAAGAAATTCAACATCCGCGATGACGCGTCAGACTCCGGAATCCCCGCCTCCATGATCCGCGAGGTGGCGCTGCTGCACAAGATGAAGTACTTCAACCACCCCAACATTGTCAA GTTGTTGGATGCATCTGTTGTACCGGTGGGCAGGAACATGGACCTCACTCTGGTGTTGGAGTACATTGACCAGGATCTTTCCACCTACCTCTCCAAGGTTCCTGCTTCTGGACTGAGCCGTGATTGTATTAAG GAGGtgatgcagcagctgctgcagggatTGGACTTcttgcacacaaacatggtgCTGCATCGGGACCTGAAGCCAGAGAACATCCTGGTCAGCAGCCGCGGAGAGGTCAAGATCACAGACTTTGGATTGGCACGCATCTACACCTTCAATATTGCTCTCACTCCGGGT GTGGTGACGCTGTGGTACAGAGCTCCCGAGGTGCTGCTCAACTCTGTTTACATGTCCTCAGTGGACATGTGGAGCGCCGGCTGCATCTTCGCTGAGCTCTTTCTTCTGAG ACCATTGTTTCAGGCGTACACCGAGGTgcaacagctgcagaaaatttTTGA ggTCCTTGGTTTGCCCAGTGAGGAGGACTGGCCCAAGGACAGCCCGGTCTCATACTCAGTCAACTGGGGACCAAAAGTTTCCTGCACCCAGCTGCTGCACAACCTGGGCCCAGAGGAGAACGACCTGCTAGCT AAATGTTTGACATTCAGACCAAGCAGCCGTATCTCCGCTGCCAAAGCTCTGGCTCATCCTTTCTTCATCAAGCCCTGA